A DNA window from Bacteroides cellulosilyticus contains the following coding sequences:
- a CDS encoding BT_3044 domain-containing protein, with product MKRIAFFSITLLLACMAGCDNKIPMEENLWPETVYLVGAKDKIINRDLNIGYEKDTIYASVAISGSLSTKEDITVTVEEFPSGIESYNQKELGSGDIKYRTLTNGIYSFPQENVIVKKGEAYGTYPVHIDPSTLHIDSLYMMAFKLSGTSRFELAKEDTVVLIRLNLMNDYSGLYYMDGVIKPADNPKDSVIYKSPRTLQAVVDGNTVRMYHQKNEWSKGATDYRPDYCFNITVNPDNSVTLTSWDKFNLVSGGGKYYPEMEVYDLWYTFREDGMLKKTRGFVYKERKNDDEVRKINDWMEENRKYDY from the coding sequence ATGAAGAGAATAGCATTTTTTTCGATAACCTTGCTGTTGGCATGTATGGCGGGTTGCGACAATAAAATACCTATGGAAGAGAATTTATGGCCCGAAACGGTTTATCTGGTTGGGGCAAAAGATAAGATTATAAATAGAGATCTGAATATAGGTTATGAAAAAGATACCATATATGCATCGGTTGCCATCAGCGGTTCGCTGTCTACCAAGGAAGATATAACTGTTACTGTTGAAGAATTTCCTTCTGGTATTGAAAGTTATAACCAGAAAGAACTTGGTTCGGGTGATATAAAGTATCGTACGTTGACAAATGGTATCTATAGTTTTCCGCAAGAAAATGTAATTGTGAAAAAGGGTGAAGCCTATGGCACGTATCCTGTTCACATTGACCCATCCACTTTGCATATAGATTCGCTCTATATGATGGCGTTTAAACTTAGTGGAACATCTCGTTTTGAACTGGCTAAAGAAGATACAGTGGTGCTAATCCGTCTGAATCTGATGAATGACTATTCAGGGCTTTATTATATGGACGGTGTGATTAAGCCTGCTGATAATCCAAAGGATTCCGTTATCTATAAGTCGCCTCGCACGTTGCAAGCTGTAGTCGATGGTAACACTGTACGTATGTATCATCAAAAGAATGAATGGTCGAAAGGTGCTACAGACTACAGACCCGATTATTGCTTTAATATCACCGTAAATCCGGATAATTCAGTAACCTTAACGTCTTGGGATAAGTTTAACCTTGTCAGTGGTGGCGGTAAGTATTACCCCGAAATGGAAGTGTACGATTTGTGGTATACTTTCAGAGAGGATGGTATGTTGAAGAAAACCCGGGGATTTGTGTACAAAGAGCGTAAGAACGATGATGAAGTACGCAAGATAAACGACTGGATGGAAGAAAATAGAAAGTACGATTATTAG
- a CDS encoding MG2 domain-containing protein, translating into MKNIANSSVKYMVWLCCLILSPSLWADGTAPQSVPTDTLENLFREEMSHFPQEKLYLQTDRGIYMSGETLWFRAHLVDALMLKQANASRYVYVELVNPLGNLVERVKIRPDSLGCFYGHIPLGEDLPEGNYSLRAYTWFMQNIGEEYFPHKLIYISDPVSEAISPEISYSAENNDVHAEIHFLSKPDNRSVTPTQAILFPDGDRDKKGKVLSLEGENIHYTFKKKEIPASRTFLLQTVYDGKISNRYFKIPELSKTFDVAFFPEGGHAAQSTTIKMAFKAIDADGLSTEVEGQVFDEEGQVCADFKSQHLGMGSFRMYYVPGKKYHAVCSDGTGVSKRFDLPEPSPDAISLNTLWSKDYLRVSLSKSPDTPLGTSLTLVAHLRGIVLYAQPWDDKQNYVDFEKDFFPAGIVHFLLVDEGRNILSERLVFSLQKSALAQTEVRLDRENYLARERVDMDIQIKDINGNPMSGNFALAVVDRTDVKPDTVSNIVSTLLLTSDLKGHIESPLSYLQDNRSSSYALDLLMMTQGWRKYNIPEVLKGKVTSALPYNLELGDEVSGKVEGLFSALKEGNISLLALKDSLIGTELTKPDRNGRFVFDKLEYPSGTHYIVQALSKKGSSKVFIELDPYKSFPAPKIGFIPRIEKPHIEENYMAKMDQKYTIENGMRVYNLAEVIVTGRRERVVKTESPFYSVGVSKVLTEEDVKKGHFISTYDLLRRLPGITITNNEVRYRFAPVMVLLDNVPEENFDFDLLDVDDIKDVFYSPATSIGPLYGSAAGNGAIVVTTKNGFVQKNKMNSNMQTITTLGYQQTVEFYSPAYDTEAKKESVKPDLRSTIYWNPSVQVDESGTVHVSFYTADSAADYGVVIEGVCTSGNLIYSGEKVISRHSDSY; encoded by the coding sequence ATGAAGAACATTGCGAACAGTTCTGTCAAATACATGGTATGGTTGTGCTGCCTGATACTGTCTCCCAGCCTTTGGGCAGATGGTACCGCTCCCCAGTCTGTACCGACAGATACCCTTGAAAATCTGTTCAGAGAAGAAATGTCGCATTTCCCTCAGGAAAAGCTTTACCTTCAGACAGACCGTGGCATTTACATGTCCGGTGAAACCCTTTGGTTCAGGGCACATTTAGTAGATGCTCTTATGTTAAAGCAAGCTAATGCCAGTCGATATGTATATGTAGAGTTGGTGAATCCGTTGGGCAACTTGGTGGAGAGAGTGAAAATAAGACCGGACTCTTTGGGGTGTTTTTACGGACATATTCCATTGGGTGAGGACCTGCCGGAAGGCAACTATTCTCTCAGAGCCTACACTTGGTTCATGCAGAATATAGGTGAAGAGTACTTTCCTCATAAACTGATTTATATATCCGATCCCGTATCCGAAGCGATATCTCCGGAAATCAGTTATTCTGCTGAAAACAACGACGTTCATGCGGAAATACATTTTCTCAGTAAACCGGACAACCGATCCGTCACTCCTACACAAGCCATTCTTTTCCCCGATGGAGACAGGGACAAAAAAGGAAAAGTCTTATCATTGGAAGGGGAAAATATCCATTACACTTTCAAGAAGAAGGAGATTCCTGCTTCGCGCACGTTTTTGTTGCAGACAGTGTATGACGGCAAAATTTCCAATCGCTATTTCAAAATCCCCGAATTGAGTAAAACCTTTGATGTGGCTTTCTTCCCCGAAGGAGGTCATGCAGCTCAATCCACCACAATCAAAATGGCATTTAAGGCCATCGATGCAGATGGTTTGTCTACAGAGGTAGAAGGTCAAGTATTTGACGAAGAAGGTCAGGTATGTGCCGATTTCAAAAGCCAGCATTTGGGTATGGGGAGTTTTCGGATGTATTATGTTCCCGGAAAAAAGTATCATGCCGTTTGTAGTGACGGAACAGGCGTTTCCAAGCGTTTTGATTTGCCCGAACCTTCTCCGGATGCTATCTCCCTGAACACACTTTGGTCTAAAGATTATTTGCGGGTAAGTCTTTCCAAATCACCCGATACCCCATTGGGCACTTCGCTGACACTGGTGGCGCATTTGCGGGGTATCGTTCTGTATGCACAACCTTGGGATGATAAACAAAATTATGTTGACTTTGAAAAAGACTTTTTTCCGGCAGGCATCGTTCATTTTCTGCTGGTTGATGAAGGAAGAAACATTCTGAGCGAACGTTTAGTGTTTTCTCTGCAAAAAAGCGCGCTGGCGCAGACTGAAGTCCGGCTCGACCGCGAAAACTACTTGGCAAGAGAGAGGGTAGATATGGATATACAGATTAAAGATATAAACGGAAACCCCATGTCAGGCAACTTCGCACTTGCGGTTGTTGACAGAACAGATGTGAAGCCGGATACCGTTTCCAACATTGTTTCCACCTTATTGCTCACTTCCGATCTTAAAGGACACATTGAGTCACCGTTGAGTTACCTGCAAGACAACCGCAGTTCTTCCTATGCCCTGGATTTGCTGATGATGACACAAGGCTGGCGGAAATACAACATACCGGAGGTATTAAAAGGCAAAGTAACCAGCGCATTGCCCTATAATTTGGAATTGGGCGACGAAGTTTCCGGTAAAGTAGAGGGCTTGTTTTCTGCATTGAAAGAGGGAAATATCTCTTTGCTCGCCCTTAAAGATTCACTCATCGGGACAGAACTGACGAAGCCTGACCGGAATGGGCGGTTTGTATTCGATAAACTGGAATATCCCAGTGGTACTCACTATATTGTCCAGGCGCTCAGCAAGAAAGGTTCTTCAAAAGTCTTTATTGAACTGGACCCCTATAAATCATTTCCTGCCCCTAAAATCGGATTTATTCCCCGCATTGAAAAACCACATATAGAAGAAAACTATATGGCAAAGATGGACCAAAAATATACTATAGAAAATGGAATGAGAGTTTATAATCTGGCGGAAGTGATAGTGACAGGTAGAAGAGAGAGAGTTGTAAAAACGGAATCTCCCTTTTATTCGGTGGGAGTTTCGAAGGTGCTGACGGAAGAGGATGTAAAAAAAGGACATTTTATTTCTACATACGACCTCTTGCGACGTTTGCCGGGTATTACTATCACGAATAATGAAGTGCGTTATCGATTTGCTCCGGTCATGGTGTTGCTGGACAATGTTCCCGAAGAAAACTTTGATTTTGACCTGTTGGACGTGGATGACATCAAAGATGTTTTTTACTCCCCTGCCACTTCTATCGGTCCTCTTTACGGGTCGGCTGCGGGAAATGGTGCCATAGTAGTCACTACGAAGAATGGGTTTGTACAGAAAAATAAAATGAATAGCAACATGCAGACTATTACTACTTTAGGTTATCAGCAAACTGTAGAATTCTACTCACCGGCGTATGACACGGAAGCAAAGAAAGAATCCGTCAAGCCAGACTTACGTTCTACGATATACTGGAATCCGAGCGTGCAGGTTGATGAATCGGGAACTGTTCACGTCAGCTTCTATACAGCTGATTCTGCTGCCGATTATGGGGTAGTGATAGAAGGTGTTTGTACATCGGGCAATCTCATTTATTCAGGTGAAAAAGTAATATCGCGGCATAGCGATTCTTATTAA
- a CDS encoding family 43 glycosylhydrolase, translated as MKNITNVFYEFLIALCCLMSSSALWAWEDMSMPRLHVEGRYLVDPHGNKVNLHGFAQTYSPWFNEMGQKWDNYDVEKCLKYNQGLIDDIMAAGWKMNFLRLHMDPYWSNSPGIHVEGENDISAFDFNRFKNYLDRVFIPMAEYAVSKGLYVVMRPPGVCPEKIAVGDEYNQYLIKVWTHVAQHPKLKNHPNIMFELANEPINILGPDGTYGAGSQGHFDKLKEYFQSVVDAMRAQGCGNILWIPGLGYQGLYKGFAVNPIEGDNIGYAVHLYPGWMGSDGENGDGGSSTGGYEPFQKGWDDSVAPVASFAPIMITEMDWAPSKYNASWGKAHTGTFGGPGFGANMKHIVDNSGNVSWLIFTGADLLAKFKDVPPAEGEAYTFLTDPEACPWPTYHWYQEYAKENYPRPDFTYQSHSDNGDGTYTNPVIFGDFPDPDVIRVGDVYYMVSTTMYIFPGATILKSYDLVNWEYCCNPLERIEASDGYNLENGQNRYSRGQWATALQYHNGKFYLLFTTLDEGGYLLTTTDIEGEWEKKKLNDGFYDCGLLFDNDKIYVVYGINQLRIAELDEDFNKIPGSDKDVVKWSFREGLEGSRLYKIGEYYYIYSTYGGWPAFQTVFRSKDIYGPYEEKKLIDDDNIHQGALVETQTGEWWTMLFYDKGAYGRFPNLQPVKWVDGWPEIGENGKGVTTYRKPDVGREYPIKSLPTNDNFRHYKLGLQWGWNHNADRSKWSLTEHAGYLRLYTANVTDSLHKAKNTLTQRILGYPQDLEHSYGTVRMEIGEMQEGDVAGLAVFQDPYAFIGVKVIDGQKRLVYTTAPVVSSAAKSEQIGEVVTEQVIYLRAIANYNTSRASFYYSLDNKTYTKFGDDLNMKYDLTVFTGNKFAIFNYATAQTGGYVDVDWFSTEPEFDEAFYFDDSFEGYSEESLTLIELTINGKEELTLLTGSSSTITVKGIYVDGHTEDITMAADYENQNPDVIRVTNGRIMALQDGESDIIISYKGPLGDRQSLKIHVTSSTFPLTAELFNPNIWETGSFDENTRTLVTGQYGFGGWWYDNGIDLSEYKYVVAKIGNDNSNNGASFRLFDENSYWSGAAEYEVKNSKQVVVDLNNMYKSNSKVKLDPSHIYGVGFWSFGGSPIIIDKVYLTNSDDYEDPTGIEDVTVDKDPLVDVYTITGIKLRTQVRRSEVIRELPAGIYIVGREKIAILK; from the coding sequence ATGAAAAACATTACAAACGTATTTTACGAATTTCTTATAGCTTTATGCTGTTTGATGTCTTCTTCCGCACTTTGGGCATGGGAAGATATGTCAATGCCTCGACTGCATGTTGAAGGCCGTTACCTGGTAGACCCGCATGGGAATAAAGTGAACCTGCATGGGTTTGCACAGACCTATAGTCCGTGGTTCAATGAGATGGGGCAGAAGTGGGACAATTATGATGTGGAGAAATGCTTGAAATACAATCAAGGGTTGATTGATGACATTATGGCTGCCGGTTGGAAAATGAATTTTCTTCGATTACATATGGACCCGTATTGGTCAAATTCTCCGGGAATTCATGTAGAAGGAGAGAATGACATTTCAGCATTCGATTTCAATCGGTTTAAAAACTATCTTGATAGGGTATTTATTCCGATGGCGGAATATGCTGTCTCGAAAGGACTTTATGTAGTCATGCGTCCTCCCGGAGTATGTCCGGAAAAAATAGCTGTGGGAGATGAGTATAATCAGTATCTCATTAAAGTATGGACACACGTAGCCCAGCATCCGAAATTGAAGAATCATCCCAACATTATGTTTGAACTGGCCAACGAACCGATTAATATACTTGGTCCCGATGGTACTTATGGAGCCGGTTCGCAGGGACACTTCGATAAACTGAAAGAGTATTTTCAGTCGGTGGTAGATGCGATGCGTGCACAAGGTTGCGGTAACATTCTTTGGATACCTGGCCTGGGTTATCAAGGGTTGTATAAAGGATTTGCCGTCAATCCTATCGAAGGAGATAACATCGGTTATGCGGTACATCTCTATCCGGGCTGGATGGGAAGTGATGGAGAAAATGGGGATGGTGGTTCCAGTACGGGAGGCTATGAACCTTTCCAGAAAGGATGGGATGATTCCGTAGCTCCGGTAGCATCATTCGCACCTATCATGATAACAGAAATGGATTGGGCACCGTCAAAATATAACGCTTCGTGGGGGAAGGCTCATACCGGTACATTCGGTGGTCCCGGTTTTGGAGCAAATATGAAACATATTGTAGATAATTCGGGTAATGTAAGCTGGCTTATTTTTACGGGTGCTGATTTGTTGGCAAAATTTAAGGATGTACCGCCCGCCGAAGGAGAAGCATATACTTTCCTGACCGATCCGGAAGCCTGTCCGTGGCCTACCTATCATTGGTATCAGGAGTATGCAAAGGAAAATTATCCACGTCCTGATTTTACTTATCAGTCACATAGTGATAATGGGGATGGCACATACACTAATCCTGTTATATTCGGTGACTTTCCTGATCCGGATGTAATTCGTGTGGGTGATGTCTATTATATGGTATCCACTACTATGTACATTTTCCCCGGAGCCACCATTCTGAAATCTTATGATTTGGTGAACTGGGAGTATTGCTGTAATCCGTTGGAGCGCATAGAGGCATCCGATGGTTATAATCTTGAAAATGGTCAGAACCGTTACAGCCGTGGCCAGTGGGCAACAGCTCTTCAATATCACAACGGCAAGTTCTATCTCCTGTTTACTACACTGGATGAAGGTGGATACCTATTGACCACTACCGACATTGAAGGTGAATGGGAAAAGAAGAAGTTAAATGATGGTTTTTATGATTGCGGATTGCTTTTTGATAATGATAAAATATACGTAGTTTACGGTATCAACCAGCTTCGTATAGCCGAATTGGATGAAGATTTCAATAAAATTCCCGGCAGTGATAAGGATGTGGTTAAATGGTCTTTCCGCGAAGGGCTTGAAGGGAGCCGTTTGTATAAGATAGGTGAGTATTATTACATTTACTCTACGTATGGAGGATGGCCTGCTTTTCAAACTGTTTTCCGCTCCAAGGATATCTACGGACCTTATGAGGAAAAGAAGCTGATAGACGATGACAACATTCATCAGGGAGCTTTGGTAGAAACGCAGACCGGAGAGTGGTGGACTATGCTTTTCTATGATAAAGGTGCTTATGGACGATTCCCTAACCTGCAACCCGTAAAATGGGTGGATGGCTGGCCTGAAATAGGTGAGAACGGAAAAGGAGTCACTACCTATCGTAAGCCCGATGTTGGCAGGGAATACCCCATAAAGTCATTGCCTACCAATGATAATTTCAGGCATTATAAATTAGGACTGCAATGGGGATGGAATCATAATGCGGACAGATCAAAATGGTCGTTGACTGAACATGCCGGTTATTTGCGGTTGTATACGGCAAATGTTACCGACAGCCTGCATAAAGCCAAGAACACATTGACTCAGAGAATTCTGGGGTATCCTCAGGACTTGGAACATTCCTATGGTACGGTCAGGATGGAGATAGGCGAGATGCAGGAAGGCGATGTGGCAGGATTGGCAGTATTTCAGGACCCTTATGCGTTTATTGGCGTTAAAGTCATAGATGGGCAGAAGCGGTTGGTTTATACCACTGCCCCTGTAGTATCGTCGGCTGCAAAATCGGAGCAGATAGGAGAAGTGGTCACTGAACAGGTAATCTATTTGCGCGCTATTGCCAATTACAACACAAGTAGAGCAAGCTTTTATTACAGCCTGGACAACAAGACCTATACAAAATTTGGGGATGACCTAAACATGAAGTATGATCTGACGGTATTCACAGGCAATAAGTTCGCTATCTTTAATTATGCAACTGCCCAGACAGGAGGCTATGTGGATGTAGACTGGTTCTCTACCGAACCGGAGTTTGATGAAGCATTCTATTTTGACGACTCTTTTGAGGGGTATAGTGAAGAATCATTGACCTTAATCGAATTGACCATCAATGGAAAAGAAGAGCTCACTTTGCTTACCGGAAGTTCTTCTACAATTACAGTGAAAGGAATATATGTCGATGGCCATACGGAAGATATTACCATGGCGGCCGATTATGAAAATCAGAATCCGGATGTCATACGTGTAACTAACGGACGTATAATGGCTTTGCAAGATGGAGAGAGTGATATAATTATCAGTTATAAAGGCCCTTTGGGTGACCGTCAGTCTTTAAAGATTCATGTAACTTCTTCTACTTTTCCGCTAACCGCAGAACTGTTTAATCCCAATATTTGGGAGACCGGTTCTTTTGATGAGAATACACGTACATTGGTGACCGGACAGTATGGTTTCGGTGGCTGGTGGTACGATAACGGTATTGATTTGTCAGAATATAAATACGTTGTGGCAAAAATAGGCAATGATAACTCAAACAACGGTGCTTCATTTCGTTTATTCGATGAGAATAGCTATTGGTCGGGAGCTGCTGAGTATGAAGTTAAGAACAGTAAGCAAGTGGTTGTTGATTTGAATAATATGTATAAGAGTAATTCTAAAGTGAAACTTGATCCGAGCCATATCTATGGTGTAGGTTTCTGGTCGTTCGGCGGCAGCCCTATTATTATCGATAAAGTCTATCTGACTAATTCCGATGATTACGAAGATCCTACGGGCATCGAGGATGTGACCGTGGATAAAGATCCTCTGGTAGATGTCTATACCATTACGGGAATCAAGCTTCGCACTCAGGTGCGCAGAAGTGAGGTGATCCGGGAACTGCCTGCAGGAATTTATATTGTAGGCAGAGAGAAGATTGCCATATTGAAATAA
- a CDS encoding TlpA family protein disulfide reductase gives MRKLIFLFLLCIACMLQAQNVIDNPKFKFRSGSIYNITRIERTPDATRLHIHVIFRPHWWVKTGKDTHLEDAITGKKYYITGSENFELEKEVYTPDSGTLDFVLIFPPLPKETKEIHLLESDHDELNTYYISLEKKDAKASLFDKVSGNWMGMDDYYEWAFGIYDSLAVMDNRFYQYEAIRQKGKSMLLTLKDDRGDKVELELTPQKNGLCRIRKDKEPARLYSRDTGSMKAMQVEENESPVFRRDSVCLQGYIAGYDQKLGFTNGLIYVSNDLTREDYPMVVTLQPNGRFECKFEVNYPMVSSVVFNNNWLPFYIEPGQTVTMYVDWEAIMARSRARDYDYPYHNLHYMGPTAYIGRALKYANDLFVFRYEDFSKMQKELTPTQFTERCEPMFRRWSEQADSLVAVNGYVGKAARLVKNAARISQGYKMLDFVMDRDYLARENKDNEVLKVKEDSTYYHFLRQMPLNDSLIVADRHFSTFINRLEYMNFARAMGDTTTVEMGKIAYKYPEKSVLTYLKKNGVVLTPEQEKMRKDSEERAGKTVTREMSELVEEAKIWKELTEKYKDLFEAYRKENESKNCISVSIDENQRAEDEKRMRINQFFENQREKSGRLDTIVGYIPLVSQIIALRSLPFDLKQLDREGARSLLEKEKQLIGHPFMFAEAERLYAKVFPQQNDSTYTLPEGPATDIFRNIIKAHAGKALFVDFWATFCGPCRGGIEHTAGLRQQYKDHPEFQFIYITSDRESPEKTYNEYVEKNLKGEACYRIPQADYNYLRQLFRFNGIPHYEWIEKDGTVLRNSPGTYNLEKYLKQRFGSKK, from the coding sequence ATGAGAAAACTTATTTTCCTTTTCCTGCTTTGCATCGCTTGTATGCTTCAGGCACAAAATGTAATTGATAATCCTAAGTTTAAATTCCGTTCGGGCAGCATTTATAATATTACCCGCATTGAACGTACTCCGGATGCAACGAGGTTGCATATCCATGTTATTTTCCGTCCGCATTGGTGGGTAAAGACAGGCAAAGATACTCATTTGGAAGATGCGATTACTGGTAAGAAGTATTATATAACCGGTAGTGAAAACTTTGAATTAGAAAAAGAAGTATATACACCAGATTCCGGTACGTTGGATTTTGTACTTATTTTTCCTCCACTTCCTAAGGAGACAAAAGAAATCCATTTGCTTGAGTCTGATCATGACGAACTCAATACGTACTATATATCTTTGGAGAAGAAAGATGCCAAAGCCTCACTTTTCGATAAAGTCTCCGGTAACTGGATGGGAATGGACGACTATTATGAATGGGCTTTTGGCATATACGATTCTCTTGCTGTCATGGACAATCGCTTCTATCAGTACGAAGCAATCCGTCAGAAAGGTAAAAGTATGCTGTTGACTTTGAAAGATGACCGGGGCGATAAAGTGGAGCTGGAACTTACCCCGCAAAAGAATGGTTTGTGCCGGATAAGGAAAGATAAAGAACCTGCCCGGCTTTATTCGCGGGATACGGGAAGCATGAAGGCGATGCAGGTTGAAGAGAATGAGAGTCCGGTATTCCGTCGGGATAGTGTTTGCCTGCAAGGATACATTGCCGGCTATGATCAGAAATTAGGCTTTACCAACGGTCTGATTTATGTTTCCAATGACCTGACTCGGGAAGACTATCCGATGGTAGTGACTCTGCAACCCAATGGAAGGTTTGAGTGTAAATTTGAGGTCAACTACCCTATGGTAAGTTCGGTAGTGTTCAATAATAACTGGTTGCCTTTTTATATAGAGCCGGGACAGACTGTAACCATGTATGTGGATTGGGAAGCGATCATGGCGCGTAGTCGTGCCCGTGATTATGATTATCCTTATCACAATCTCCATTATATGGGGCCTACTGCATATATAGGAAGGGCGCTGAAATATGCGAATGATTTATTCGTGTTCCGTTATGAGGATTTCTCGAAGATGCAGAAAGAGCTGACTCCTACGCAATTTACAGAGCGTTGCGAACCCATGTTTCGTCGTTGGTCAGAACAGGCTGACTCGCTTGTAGCTGTCAACGGATATGTGGGAAAGGCGGCACGCCTGGTGAAAAATGCGGCAAGGATTTCCCAAGGTTATAAGATGCTGGACTTTGTAATGGATAGAGATTATCTGGCACGAGAGAATAAAGATAACGAGGTTCTGAAGGTTAAGGAAGATTCAACTTATTACCACTTCTTACGACAGATGCCGCTTAATGATAGTCTTATCGTAGCGGATAGGCATTTTAGTACGTTTATCAACCGCCTTGAGTATATGAATTTTGCAAGGGCTATGGGTGATACGACGACTGTTGAAATGGGAAAGATTGCCTATAAATACCCTGAAAAATCTGTTCTTACTTATTTGAAGAAGAATGGTGTAGTATTGACTCCCGAGCAGGAAAAAATGCGAAAAGATAGCGAAGAAAGAGCAGGTAAGACTGTGACAAGAGAGATGAGCGAACTCGTTGAGGAGGCGAAGATATGGAAAGAACTTACGGAGAAATACAAAGATTTATTCGAAGCTTATCGGAAAGAAAACGAGTCAAAGAATTGTATTTCTGTATCTATTGATGAAAATCAGAGAGCAGAAGATGAAAAAAGAATGAGAATAAATCAATTCTTTGAAAATCAAAGAGAAAAATCTGGACGATTGGATACCATAGTCGGATATATTCCGTTGGTTTCGCAGATCATTGCTTTGCGAAGTCTTCCTTTTGATTTAAAACAATTGGATAGAGAAGGTGCCCGTAGCCTGTTGGAGAAAGAAAAACAGTTAATCGGCCATCCGTTCATGTTTGCCGAGGCGGAGCGTTTGTATGCCAAAGTGTTTCCGCAACAAAACGATAGTACTTACACTCTGCCTGAAGGACCCGCTACGGACATCTTCCGTAATATCATTAAAGCCCATGCGGGTAAAGCTCTATTTGTAGATTTTTGGGCAACGTTCTGTGGTCCCTGTCGTGGAGGTATTGAACATACCGCCGGTTTGCGCCAACAGTATAAAGATCATCCGGAATTCCAGTTCATATACATCACCAGTGATCGTGAAAGTCCCGAAAAGACTTATAATGAGTATGTGGAAAAGAATTTGAAAGGTGAGGCTTGTTATCGTATTCCTCAGGCAGATTACAACTATCTCCGCCAATTGTTCCGCTTCAACGGTATCCCTCATTATGAGTGGATAGAAAAAGATGGTACTGTATTGCGAAATTCTCCGGGAACTTATAATCTGGAGAAATATCTGAAGCAACGTTTTGGAAGTAAAAAATGA
- a CDS encoding MmcQ/YjbR family DNA-binding protein, translated as MNIEEFREYCLSLKGVHEKMPFSNIPDKYSRDVLCFYVADKWFCFVNIEVFDFCCIKCKPEESGELQTTYIGIKPGWHMNKKYWISVYFNQDVPDEKIKELVRKSYDIVVKSLTKKEREMLLSSDE; from the coding sequence ATGAACATTGAAGAATTTAGAGAATACTGTCTGTCATTAAAAGGAGTTCATGAGAAAATGCCGTTCTCGAATATTCCTGATAAATACAGTCGGGATGTTCTATGTTTTTATGTAGCGGATAAATGGTTCTGCTTTGTCAATATCGAAGTCTTTGACTTTTGCTGCATCAAATGCAAGCCGGAAGAATCAGGAGAATTACAAACCACATATATAGGAATAAAGCCCGGATGGCACATGAATAAAAAATACTGGATCAGTGTTTACTTCAATCAGGATGTGCCTGACGAGAAAATTAAAGAACTCGTAAGGAAGTCTTATGACATTGTTGTCAAAAGCCTGACAAAGAAAGAACGGGAAATGCTACTATCAAGTGATGAATAG